From Coffea arabica cultivar ET-39 chromosome 2e, Coffea Arabica ET-39 HiFi, whole genome shotgun sequence, the proteins below share one genomic window:
- the LOC113730809 gene encoding RNA pseudouridine synthase 5-like isoform X2, producing the protein MSSSGKPLPSTTLPRLPIMTFGEPWPDLNDGLTYRDLIPPPHAGLTVIEYYSKKYKNSAPVQGWLQRIKNKQIKVDGAVITDPNTILRAGSELVYHRLPWKEPHAPYLLEVLFEDNDLIALNKPSGLQVLPGGLFQQRTVLSQLEWRANKGTSSCKQPHAVPVHRLGRGTSGVLLCAKTKLAKSCLAAYFADGTSAVGNESCNNARFNSTRKISKFYRALVNGIIDQDQVVIDQPIGLVKYPGVAKGLYVASASGKLALSKVSILERNVKNSSTLVQVEIQSGRPHQIRIHLSFIGHPLLGDPLYVAGGQPSCFDPEFIDESFAQDGGYQRPENPVPGDCGYHLHAHQLFLAHPTTHEPIKIVAPLPSILQTEEEECRS; encoded by the exons ATGTCGAGCAGTGGAAAACCTCTCCCTTCAACAACGCTGCCCCGCCTGCCCATTATGACATTCGGAGAGCCCTGGCCGGACTTGAATGATGGCTTAACATACCGTGACCTCATTCCACCTCCTCACGCTG GTTTGACAGTGATCGAGTACTACTCCAAAAAGTACAAGAATTCAGCTCCCGTTCAGGG TTGGTTGCAGAGAATAAAGAACAAACAG ATTAAGGTTGATGGTGCTGTTATCACTGATCCCAACACAATCCTCag AGCTGGCTCAGAACTCGTCTATCACCGGCTTCCTTGGAAAGAGCCTCATGCACCTTACCTCCTAGAGGTCCTGTTTGAAGACAATGATCTG ATTGCTCTTAATAAACCCTCCGGTCTTCAAGTTCTTCCTGGAGGACTCTTCCAGCAGCGGACTGTATTGTCACAACTTGAGTGGCGCGCAAACAAGGGAACTTCTTCATGTAAACAACCACATGCTGTACCTGTTCATCGCCTTGGAAGGGGCACATCAG GAGTATTGCTTTGTGCAAAGACAAAGTTGGCAAAATCTTGCCTTGCAGCATACTTTGCTGATGGGACATCAGCTGTCGGGAATGAAAG TTGCAACAATGCACGATTCAATTCAACaaggaaaatttcaaaattttaccgTGCTTTAGTAAATGGGATAATTGATCAGGATCAG GTTGTTATAGACCAGCCAATTGGATTGGTTAAATATCCTGGTGTAGCCAAAGGGCTGTATGTTGCTTCTGCTTCAG GGAAACTGGCTCTGAGCAAGGTTAGCATTCTGGAAAGGAATGTGAAGAATAGTTCCACATTGGTCCAG GTGGAAATTCAATCTGGAAGGCCGCACCAGATACGTATTCACCTTTCTTTCATTGGGCACCCATTGCTAG GTGATCCTCTTTATGTTGCTGGGGGCCAACCAAGTTGCTTTGATCCTGAATTCATAGATGAAAGCTTTGCTCAGGATGG AGGATATCAGAGACCTGAGAATCCAGTTCCAGGGGACTGCGGATATCATCTGCATGCACATCAGTTGTTTCTTGCTCACCCCACTACACATGAG CCGATCAAGATTGTCGCACCACTTCCCTCTATTTTGCAGACAGAGGAGGAAGAGTGCAGAAGTTGA
- the LOC113730809 gene encoding RNA pseudouridine synthase 5-like isoform X1 codes for MSSSGKPLPSTTLPRLPIMTFGEPWPDLNDGLTYRDLIPPPHAGLTVIEYYSKKYKNSAPVQGWLQRIKNKQIKVDGAVITDPNTILRAGSELVYHRLPWKEPHAPYLLEVLFEDNDLIALNKPSGLQVLPGGLFQQRTVLSQLEWRANKGTSSCKQPHAVPVHRLGRGTSGVLLCAKTKLAKSCLAAYFADGTSAVGNESCNNARFNSTRKISKFYRALVNGIIDQDQVVIDQPIGLVKYPGVAKGLYVASASGKLALSKVSILERNVKNSSTLVQVEIQSGRPHQIRIHLSFIGHPLLGDPLYVAGGQPSCFDPEFIDESFAQDGDLRIQFQGTADIICMHISCFLLTPLHMSRSRLSHHFPLFCRQRRKSAEVDIGNEPMNLSV; via the exons ATGTCGAGCAGTGGAAAACCTCTCCCTTCAACAACGCTGCCCCGCCTGCCCATTATGACATTCGGAGAGCCCTGGCCGGACTTGAATGATGGCTTAACATACCGTGACCTCATTCCACCTCCTCACGCTG GTTTGACAGTGATCGAGTACTACTCCAAAAAGTACAAGAATTCAGCTCCCGTTCAGGG TTGGTTGCAGAGAATAAAGAACAAACAG ATTAAGGTTGATGGTGCTGTTATCACTGATCCCAACACAATCCTCag AGCTGGCTCAGAACTCGTCTATCACCGGCTTCCTTGGAAAGAGCCTCATGCACCTTACCTCCTAGAGGTCCTGTTTGAAGACAATGATCTG ATTGCTCTTAATAAACCCTCCGGTCTTCAAGTTCTTCCTGGAGGACTCTTCCAGCAGCGGACTGTATTGTCACAACTTGAGTGGCGCGCAAACAAGGGAACTTCTTCATGTAAACAACCACATGCTGTACCTGTTCATCGCCTTGGAAGGGGCACATCAG GAGTATTGCTTTGTGCAAAGACAAAGTTGGCAAAATCTTGCCTTGCAGCATACTTTGCTGATGGGACATCAGCTGTCGGGAATGAAAG TTGCAACAATGCACGATTCAATTCAACaaggaaaatttcaaaattttaccgTGCTTTAGTAAATGGGATAATTGATCAGGATCAG GTTGTTATAGACCAGCCAATTGGATTGGTTAAATATCCTGGTGTAGCCAAAGGGCTGTATGTTGCTTCTGCTTCAG GGAAACTGGCTCTGAGCAAGGTTAGCATTCTGGAAAGGAATGTGAAGAATAGTTCCACATTGGTCCAG GTGGAAATTCAATCTGGAAGGCCGCACCAGATACGTATTCACCTTTCTTTCATTGGGCACCCATTGCTAG GTGATCCTCTTTATGTTGCTGGGGGCCAACCAAGTTGCTTTGATCCTGAATTCATAGATGAAAGCTTTGCTCAGGATGG AGACCTGAGAATCCAGTTCCAGGGGACTGCGGATATCATCTGCATGCACATCAGTTGTTTCTTGCTCACCCCACTACACATGAG CCGATCAAGATTGTCGCACCACTTCCCTCTATTTTGCAGACAGAGGAGGAAGAGTGCAGAAGTTGATATTGGAAATGAGCCGATGAACCTCTCTGTCTAA